A stretch of the Haloplanus aerogenes genome encodes the following:
- the hflX gene encoding GTPase HflX: MKAVVAKRVERGDADLSEIRDLARAAGYEVVGELTQTREEDAAYAFGEGKVEELAVLTHEVDADAVIVDNRLGPYQTYNIGGKLPEGVEVVDRFTLILDIFGQRAQTRKAQLQVELAELRYELPRAEAKTSLAKRDERPGFMGLGEYDESRERDIKNQIADIKRELDAIAEKAETRREQRRESGFDLVALAGYTNAGKSTLMRRLAAELDVDENEDRHPDLDTTAESEDRLFTTLGTTTRRADTGRRDVLLTDTVGFVSDLPHWLVESFESTLDSVYHADLVLLVVDASEPIEEMREKLVTCHDTLYERNEAPIVTVLNKIDRVDEAELAEKREALSALAPNPVAVSGLTGERVDELRDRIERELPDWQFERLVLPLADDTMSLVSWVHDHANVEAEEYEGEQVVLEFEARPSIVERARAKASDLAAVESA; the protein is encoded by the coding sequence ACGCCGCCTACGCCTTCGGGGAGGGGAAAGTCGAGGAACTGGCGGTGCTCACACACGAAGTGGACGCCGACGCCGTAATTGTCGACAACCGCCTCGGGCCCTACCAGACGTACAACATCGGCGGCAAGTTGCCCGAAGGCGTCGAGGTGGTCGACCGCTTCACCCTCATCCTCGACATCTTCGGGCAGCGCGCCCAGACGCGCAAGGCGCAGTTGCAGGTCGAACTCGCGGAACTCCGGTACGAACTCCCGCGCGCCGAGGCCAAGACCAGCCTCGCCAAACGCGACGAGCGCCCCGGCTTCATGGGTCTCGGCGAGTACGACGAGAGCCGCGAGCGCGACATCAAAAATCAGATCGCGGATATCAAACGCGAACTCGACGCCATCGCGGAGAAGGCGGAGACACGCCGCGAACAGCGCCGCGAATCCGGGTTCGACCTCGTCGCCCTCGCGGGCTACACCAACGCCGGGAAGTCGACGCTGATGCGCCGCCTCGCCGCCGAACTCGACGTGGACGAGAACGAGGACCGCCACCCCGATCTAGACACCACCGCGGAGAGCGAGGACCGCCTCTTTACCACGCTGGGCACCACCACCCGCCGCGCCGACACGGGTCGCCGGGACGTACTCCTGACCGACACCGTCGGGTTCGTCTCCGACCTCCCCCACTGGCTCGTGGAGTCGTTCGAGTCCACTCTCGACTCCGTCTACCACGCCGACCTCGTCCTTCTCGTCGTCGACGCCAGCGAACCCATCGAGGAGATGCGTGAGAAACTCGTCACCTGCCACGACACGCTGTACGAACGCAACGAGGCACCCATCGTGACGGTGCTGAACAAGATCGACCGCGTCGACGAGGCCGAACTCGCGGAGAAGCGGGAGGCGCTCTCCGCCCTCGCCCCGAACCCCGTCGCCGTCTCCGGCCTCACGGGCGAACGCGTCGACGAACTCCGCGACCGGATCGAGCGCGAACTCCCCGACTGGCAGTTCGAACGGCTCGTCCTCCCCCTCGCCGACGACACCATGAGCCTCGTCTCGTGGGTCCACGACCACGCGAACGTCGAGGCCGAGGAGTACGAGGGCGAACAGGTCGTCCTCGAGTTCGAGGCGCGGCCCTCCATCGTCGAACGCGCCCGTGCCAAGGCGAGCGACCTCGCGGCCGTCGAATCGGCCTGA
- a CDS encoding PKD domain-containing protein: MQRGDAPSPWQRAHVIGMVLALLVAPTIPAGAATAPMDDTTAAIGGTTAAELTGFSPAPWVNKSDTSHDPTTTTSLSVAYNATGQVGSTSDVAVELYNASDGSFVTANASLPATEGFAMLSVPAGAFSGDQSVAYRLNDTSSGTILATDGSMLLAGSGGGGDGGSAQITIDSVTLSKTMVAPGTNVDMDVVLNNTGGSSGSTTLQVFKLGTTDSITELASRSVSVGTSTTTTETVTLSLSDGGLSDLYTVAGASFERSQLLVQPSNSLSIGSFSLSKTTVDQNEDLDVTATVSNSGSSDDWMLVPLYQDGSVAQVTNVTVPADGQKQVTITTTFATAGSHTVAVGSQPGQSVTVETRGSPSVVDSSVRVVDGTEPTGDVIVGTTVSNGKLDVRLKAQGVQNGEADLANVGADATTRFEVELELKDFTPRMMMGTGGNVSWSVGPGSTADTSNLTLYIEPRENQRFYYQDSTQPTYNNWPSENKQATTMREAQALVSFYNMANAPVRFRTTLTGGTIVTDAQSFSPPVYRQGSSSQKPRLEVQVAGPHYTVDGSQNEGYYEALIPDGILEQWGVTSAGQLRAAYGGSQTQATFTETSNGIKMKLDTHYSAETAEIRPGGSDTTAPTADAGSDTTITAGSSVTLDASQTTDNVGIKQYEWDVDGDGTYDETTSSETLSHTYDSAGTVTATLRVTDGAGNTDTDTVTITVEAASSGSGGGSSSGGGSSGGGSSSSGGGGGGGLSVADMTGPSVDVSATAGTASVSVTGADGDAPVAVDFTTPPAGSRVTLDAMSVTAGGDFDLSVDVTDDTSSLSEEVPALPATSADAPSRAVGYVSVEHPSLDDGDIAGATFDLTVEASTLDDRSVTPEDVVVYRYHDGAWTALDTTLAETADGTHRYTVDSPGLSVFAVAAGAPAFDVSAASVSRTDLAPGGSTTVTATVENVGSAAGSHTVELRLDDETAATRVVDLDAGERTEITFTVAPDATGTHTLRVDGASAGQVTVDAGTATAAPTVTPASTATPEPTETPAVTTAETPTSDTSAPGFGAVVALLALLVAGLLAGRRD; encoded by the coding sequence ATGCAACGGGGAGACGCGCCGAGTCCGTGGCAACGCGCCCACGTGATCGGCATGGTTCTCGCGCTACTGGTGGCACCGACGATACCCGCGGGGGCCGCGACGGCACCGATGGACGACACGACGGCCGCAATCGGGGGCACGACCGCGGCCGAACTGACCGGCTTCTCGCCGGCGCCGTGGGTGAACAAATCGGACACGAGCCACGATCCGACCACGACCACCTCGCTCTCGGTCGCGTACAACGCCACCGGACAGGTGGGATCGACCTCCGACGTGGCCGTCGAACTGTACAACGCCAGCGACGGGTCGTTCGTCACGGCCAACGCCTCCCTCCCCGCCACCGAGGGCTTCGCGATGCTCTCGGTGCCGGCGGGGGCGTTCTCTGGCGATCAGTCCGTCGCGTACCGCCTGAACGACACCAGCAGTGGGACCATTCTCGCCACCGACGGGTCGATGCTCTTGGCGGGGAGCGGTGGCGGCGGTGACGGCGGCAGTGCGCAGATCACCATCGACTCGGTGACGCTCTCGAAGACGATGGTCGCCCCGGGCACGAACGTCGACATGGACGTGGTGCTCAACAACACCGGCGGGAGTTCGGGGTCGACGACGCTGCAGGTGTTCAAACTCGGAACGACCGACTCCATCACCGAACTCGCGAGCCGGTCGGTGAGCGTCGGCACCAGTACGACGACGACCGAGACCGTCACCCTGAGCCTCTCCGACGGCGGCCTCTCGGATCTGTACACGGTCGCCGGAGCCAGCTTCGAGCGCTCGCAACTGCTCGTTCAGCCGTCGAATTCGCTGTCTATCGGGAGTTTCTCGCTTTCGAAGACGACCGTCGACCAGAACGAGGACCTCGACGTGACGGCGACGGTGTCGAACTCGGGGTCGAGCGACGACTGGATGCTCGTTCCCCTCTATCAGGACGGGAGCGTGGCACAGGTCACGAACGTGACCGTGCCCGCCGACGGGCAGAAGCAGGTCACGATCACGACGACGTTCGCGACGGCCGGGAGCCACACCGTCGCGGTCGGTAGCCAGCCCGGACAGAGTGTCACCGTCGAGACCCGAGGATCGCCCTCGGTGGTCGACTCCTCGGTTCGAGTCGTCGACGGCACCGAACCCACCGGCGACGTGATCGTCGGGACGACCGTCTCGAACGGCAAACTCGACGTGCGCCTGAAAGCGCAAGGCGTCCAGAACGGCGAGGCCGACCTCGCGAACGTCGGCGCCGACGCGACCACTCGCTTCGAGGTCGAACTCGAACTGAAGGACTTCACCCCGCGGATGATGATGGGCACCGGCGGCAACGTCTCGTGGTCGGTCGGACCGGGGTCGACGGCCGACACGTCGAACCTGACGCTCTACATCGAACCCCGCGAGAACCAGCGGTTCTACTACCAGGACAGCACCCAGCCGACCTACAACAACTGGCCGAGCGAGAACAAACAGGCGACGACGATGCGGGAGGCACAGGCGCTGGTCTCCTTCTACAACATGGCGAACGCGCCCGTCCGCTTCCGCACGACGCTCACCGGCGGGACCATCGTCACGGACGCCCAGTCGTTCTCGCCGCCGGTGTACCGGCAGGGGTCGAGTTCGCAGAAGCCGCGACTCGAAGTGCAGGTCGCCGGTCCCCACTACACCGTCGACGGGAGCCAGAACGAGGGGTACTACGAGGCGCTCATCCCCGACGGCATCCTCGAACAGTGGGGCGTCACCTCGGCGGGCCAGCTCCGCGCCGCCTACGGCGGGAGCCAGACGCAGGCGACGTTCACGGAGACCTCGAACGGGATCAAGATGAAACTCGACACCCACTACTCCGCGGAGACGGCCGAAATCAGGCCCGGCGGATCGGACACCACCGCCCCGACGGCCGACGCGGGCAGCGACACCACGATCACCGCGGGGTCGAGTGTCACCCTCGACGCCTCCCAGACGACCGACAACGTCGGCATCAAACAGTACGAGTGGGACGTTGACGGCGACGGCACCTACGACGAGACCACCTCGTCCGAGACGCTGTCGCACACGTACGACTCGGCGGGGACCGTCACCGCGACGCTCCGGGTCACCGACGGCGCGGGCAACACCGACACCGACACGGTGACGATTACGGTCGAAGCGGCGTCGAGCGGTAGCGGTGGTGGCAGTAGTAGTGGCGGTGGCAGTAGCGGCGGTGGCAGCAGTAGTAGCGGCGGCGGCGGTGGCGGCGGCCTCAGCGTCGCCGACATGACTGGCCCCTCGGTCGACGTGTCCGCCACGGCCGGCACGGCGTCCGTCAGCGTCACCGGCGCGGACGGTGACGCCCCCGTCGCCGTCGACTTCACGACCCCACCGGCGGGGTCGCGCGTCACCCTCGACGCGATGAGCGTCACCGCCGGCGGCGACTTCGACCTCTCGGTCGACGTGACCGACGACACGTCGTCGCTCTCCGAGGAGGTGCCCGCGCTCCCCGCCACCTCCGCCGACGCCCCGTCGCGGGCCGTCGGCTACGTCTCCGTCGAACACCCGTCGCTCGACGACGGAGACATCGCGGGCGCGACGTTCGACCTGACCGTCGAGGCGTCGACTCTCGACGACCGCAGCGTCACGCCCGAGGACGTGGTCGTCTACCGCTACCACGACGGGGCGTGGACGGCGCTGGACACCACGCTCGCGGAGACGGCGGACGGAACCCATCGCTACACCGTCGACTCCCCCGGTCTGTCGGTGTTCGCCGTCGCCGCCGGGGCGCCCGCGTTCGACGTGTCGGCGGCGTCGGTATCGCGAACCGACCTCGCACCCGGCGGGTCGACGACGGTGACCGCGACCGTCGAGAACGTCGGCAGCGCGGCCGGCAGTCACACCGTCGAACTCCGACTCGACGACGAGACGGCGGCGACACGGGTCGTCGACCTCGACGCTGGCGAGCGGACGGAGATCACGTTCACCGTCGCTCCCGACGCGACCGGAACCCACACGCTCCGCGTCGACGGCGCGTCGGCGGGGCAGGTGACGGTCGACGCCGGGACGGCCACGGCCGCGCCCACCGTGACGCCCGCGTCGACCGCGACGCCGGAACCGACCGAGACGCCCGCGGTCACGACGGCCGAGACGCCGACGAGCGACACGAGCGCTCCCGGCTTCGGCGCCGTCGTCGCACTGCTCGCGCTCCTCGTCGCGGGACTGCTCGCCGGTCGGCGCGACTAG
- the moaC gene encoding cyclic pyranopterin monophosphate synthase MoaC codes for MSDESDDLTHTDESGNVQMVDVGDKPDTSRRAVARGEIHLQPSTIAAIRDDEIGKGDVLATARVGAVQAVKHTWETIPMCHQIPITNVETEFDVGEDLVTLTVAVETTGKTGCEMEALEGVTTGLNVVWDMVKAAEKDADGEYPDTAIRDVRVIEKTKRTL; via the coding sequence ATGAGTGACGAATCCGACGACCTGACCCACACAGACGAGTCTGGCAACGTCCAGATGGTCGACGTGGGCGACAAACCCGACACGTCGCGACGGGCGGTCGCGCGCGGCGAGATTCACCTCCAGCCCTCCACTATCGCGGCCATCCGCGACGACGAAATCGGGAAGGGTGACGTGTTGGCGACCGCTCGCGTCGGCGCCGTGCAGGCGGTCAAGCACACGTGGGAGACCATCCCCATGTGCCACCAGATCCCGATCACGAACGTCGAGACGGAGTTCGACGTGGGCGAGGATCTGGTCACGCTCACCGTCGCCGTCGAGACGACCGGGAAGACGGGGTGCGAGATGGAGGCGCTCGAAGGCGTGACGACCGGCCTCAACGTCGTCTGGGACATGGTGAAGGCGGCGGAGAAGGACGCGGACGGCGAGTACCCCGACACGGCGATTCGGGACGTGCGGGTGATCGAGAAGACGAAACGGACGCTCTAG
- a CDS encoding NAD(P)H-hydrate dehydratase codes for MITAERMAAVDENAAALGVPRKQLMESSGNAVAAAVREAAAPGDAVALVCGRGNNGGDAFVAARFLDDYDPPIHLLGRPETISTDIARENWAALERAEYDTRVVRDSRDFDLGDPDVVVDAMLGTGVTGALREPERSAAAEINGTDATVIAVDVPSGVDADTGEAAGVAVDADRVVTFHDDKPGLDSLDATVTVADIGIPETAELFAGPGDRRLLSRPSDAHKGAFGEVLIVGGGPYTGAPALSAQAAMRAGADLVRVACPRAVAREVQSFEEGLILRPFDGDHLTTDHLDHVHALAADHDTVVFGPGLGDDAATLTAVRDFLADYDGRAVIDADALQVVPEVETEATLLCTPHQGELRAMGGPSADDWRDRLDAVSDFAAELGHTLLVKGAYDVISDGTDARANRTGNPGMTVGGTGDVLAGIAGALLATQDPLDAGTLAAYANGLAGDRIVDRQGYGLLASDLLPEVPRALWGGYDE; via the coding sequence ATGATCACTGCCGAACGCATGGCCGCGGTGGACGAGAACGCGGCCGCCCTCGGCGTCCCGCGCAAGCAGTTGATGGAGTCGAGCGGAAACGCCGTCGCCGCGGCGGTGCGCGAGGCCGCCGCCCCCGGCGACGCCGTCGCACTCGTCTGTGGCCGCGGCAACAACGGCGGCGACGCCTTCGTCGCCGCGCGCTTTCTCGACGACTACGACCCCCCCATCCACCTGCTCGGTCGCCCCGAAACCATCTCGACGGACATCGCCCGCGAGAACTGGGCGGCACTGGAACGGGCCGAGTACGACACCCGTGTCGTCCGCGACTCCCGCGATTTCGACCTCGGCGACCCCGACGTGGTCGTCGACGCGATGCTCGGCACGGGCGTGACGGGTGCGCTCCGCGAACCCGAGCGCTCGGCCGCGGCGGAAATCAACGGGACGGACGCGACCGTCATCGCGGTGGACGTGCCCTCCGGCGTCGACGCCGACACGGGCGAGGCGGCGGGTGTCGCCGTCGACGCCGACCGGGTCGTCACCTTCCACGACGACAAACCCGGCCTCGATTCGCTGGATGCCACAGTGACCGTCGCGGATATCGGCATCCCCGAAACGGCGGAACTGTTCGCCGGGCCGGGCGACCGACGCCTCCTCTCCCGCCCCAGCGACGCCCACAAGGGCGCGTTCGGTGAGGTGCTGATCGTCGGCGGCGGGCCGTACACCGGCGCGCCCGCCCTCTCCGCGCAGGCGGCGATGCGCGCCGGCGCCGACCTCGTCCGCGTGGCCTGTCCCCGCGCCGTCGCCCGCGAGGTGCAGAGCTTCGAGGAGGGCCTCATTCTCCGCCCCTTCGACGGCGACCACCTCACGACCGACCACCTCGACCACGTTCACGCCCTCGCGGCCGACCACGACACCGTGGTGTTCGGTCCCGGCCTCGGCGACGACGCGGCGACGCTCACGGCTGTCCGTGACTTCCTCGCCGACTACGACGGCCGGGCGGTGATCGACGCCGACGCCCTGCAGGTCGTGCCCGAGGTGGAGACGGAGGCGACGCTCCTCTGCACCCCACATCAGGGCGAACTCCGGGCGATGGGCGGCCCGAGCGCCGACGACTGGCGCGACCGACTCGACGCCGTTTCCGACTTCGCCGCCGAACTCGGTCACACGTTGCTGGTCAAGGGCGCCTACGACGTAATCTCGGACGGCACGGACGCGCGGGCGAATCGAACCGGCAACCCCGGGATGACCGTCGGCGGCACCGGCGACGTGCTCGCGGGAATCGCGGGGGCACTGCTGGCCACGCAGGACCCCCTCGACGCCGGGACGCTCGCGGCCTACGCCAACGGCCTCGCGGGGGACCGCATCGTCGACCGGCAGGGGTACGGTCTGCTGGCGAGCGATCTGTTACCTGAAGTGCCCCGGGCACTGTGGGGTGGGTACGATGAGTGA
- a CDS encoding MFS transporter, with amino-acid sequence MTRRLFGTLCGLVFCANFGRVAFAPLLETFRVTFEVGTAGLGLVTTLVWVGTAVPRIPVGYLVTRVRRGRIVLGAGALLTAAAALTAVATSIPLLQVGAFALGVASGAYYAAAVPLIGDLYPDAVGRAVGVHGVAAQTAAVVAPTLTVALVAAVSWRAVFWLLAALGATLTLGLVAVARRREGGVPQGADRDFRAALSHWRIILAAVVMIGGAGFVWQGVFNFYVTYLVASKGLTAGRAGTLLTVAFAAGLPAFWLGGRLADRLPHVPYILTLGAGVALGVAALTVADTLLAIAAVSVALGLAAHSLFPALDAYVLEAIPDNRGSAYAVYGGLALLVQATGSGVVGVLGERFAFDTVFLAFAAALLGLVGLLAALYLAGGFPATDGSE; translated from the coding sequence GTGACCCGTCGGCTCTTCGGCACCCTCTGTGGCCTCGTGTTCTGTGCCAACTTCGGCCGCGTCGCCTTCGCGCCCCTCCTCGAAACCTTCCGGGTGACGTTCGAGGTGGGGACGGCCGGGCTGGGGCTGGTGACGACACTCGTCTGGGTCGGCACGGCCGTCCCCCGCATCCCCGTGGGCTACCTCGTCACGCGCGTCCGCCGGGGCCGCATCGTCCTCGGCGCGGGCGCCCTCCTCACCGCCGCGGCGGCGCTGACCGCGGTGGCCACCTCTATCCCGCTCTTGCAGGTCGGCGCGTTCGCCCTCGGCGTCGCCTCCGGCGCGTACTACGCCGCCGCAGTCCCGCTCATCGGCGACCTCTACCCCGACGCCGTGGGGCGGGCGGTGGGCGTCCACGGCGTCGCCGCCCAGACGGCGGCCGTCGTCGCCCCCACGCTCACCGTCGCCCTCGTCGCCGCCGTCTCGTGGCGGGCAGTCTTCTGGTTGCTCGCGGCGCTCGGCGCCACGCTGACGCTCGGCCTCGTCGCCGTCGCCCGGCGGCGCGAGGGCGGCGTGCCACAGGGTGCCGACCGCGACTTCCGGGCCGCGCTCTCCCACTGGCGGATCATCCTCGCCGCCGTCGTGATGATCGGCGGCGCCGGCTTCGTCTGGCAGGGTGTGTTCAACTTCTACGTCACCTACCTCGTGGCGAGCAAGGGACTGACGGCGGGACGGGCGGGCACGCTCCTGACGGTGGCCTTCGCGGCCGGCCTCCCGGCGTTCTGGCTGGGTGGCCGCCTCGCCGACCGCCTGCCACACGTCCCCTACATCCTGACGCTCGGCGCGGGCGTCGCCCTCGGCGTGGCGGCGCTGACCGTCGCGGACACGCTTCTCGCCATCGCCGCGGTGAGCGTCGCCCTCGGCCTCGCCGCACACAGCCTCTTTCCCGCCCTCGACGCGTACGTCCTAGAGGCGATTCCGGACAATCGCGGGAGCGCCTACGCGGTGTACGGCGGCCTCGCCCTCCTCGTCCAGGCCACCGGCAGCGGCGTCGTCGGCGTCCTCGGGGAACGGTTCGCGTTCGACACCGTCTTCCTCGCCTTTGCCGCCGCGCTCCTTGGCCTCGTGGGGCTGCTCGCCGCCCTCTATCTGGCCGGCGGCTTTCCGGCGACCGACGGGAGCGAATAA
- a CDS encoding ArsR/SmtB family transcription factor yields MSGLLPSHLERDVTPEGDGELRVLSLTDDDAERLIGSVSSETARSILTALEERPATASELADSVSTSLQNVRHHLGNLQEAGLVEVAGTRYSVKGREMKVYAPSQDSLVVVGSDADKERFLDSLDRVIGILAVLAVGAFAIQRAFGAGVVDLGGPGTAPRVGDGVGSATGPILGLVPPGVAFLAGGLLVVALLAVWNRYTD; encoded by the coding sequence ATGTCAGGGCTCTTACCCTCCCATCTAGAGCGGGACGTGACGCCCGAGGGGGACGGCGAACTCCGCGTCCTGTCCCTGACGGACGACGATGCGGAACGCCTCATCGGGTCGGTGTCGTCGGAGACGGCCCGGTCCATCTTGACGGCGCTGGAAGAACGCCCCGCGACGGCCTCGGAGCTCGCGGACTCCGTGTCGACCTCCCTCCAGAACGTCCGACACCACCTCGGCAATCTACAGGAAGCCGGCCTCGTCGAAGTCGCCGGCACGCGCTACTCGGTGAAGGGGCGCGAGATGAAGGTGTACGCGCCGAGTCAGGACTCGCTGGTCGTCGTCGGCTCCGACGCCGACAAGGAGCGATTTCTGGACTCGCTGGATCGGGTGATCGGCATCCTCGCCGTCCTCGCCGTGGGCGCGTTCGCGATCCAGCGCGCGTTCGGCGCGGGCGTCGTCGACCTCGGGGGTCCCGGGACGGCACCGCGCGTCGGGGACGGGGTCGGAAGCGCGACCGGACCGATCCTCGGCCTCGTACCGCCGGGTGTCGCCTTCCTCGCCGGCGGCCTCCTCGTCGTCGCCCTCCTCGCCGTCTGGAACCGATACACCGACTGA